The proteins below come from a single Juglans regia cultivar Chandler chromosome 12, Walnut 2.0, whole genome shotgun sequence genomic window:
- the LOC109003015 gene encoding probable membrane-associated kinase regulator 4 has protein sequence MYYFSDDDFIDMEVSSYSNFLCHSVSSPPHNREFEFQMSSSSQEREHTTSPADQLFYKGKLLPLHFPPRLQMVEKHLQSSGSACDTRKDIFEECYSTPLNTTAPPTPTSHTPFESCNISPSESFRVTRDQLSLDEYISDSLTEVSGFIGENPKKSWTKKLKHSLLGLKQKASRVYLNSIFSKSGSSREPCTTATKDADEGSISKAKKYMNNYIKESNKTPLGQIQKDKCSTSKSIIRSIDKDNDAKNGVGRHRRLLSVVIKRHSTNKSSSSSVSSSSSSSSNSDGFHELQFLKRCSSASSDIEISIQGAIAHCKESQQLFHSRKTVSEVGFY, from the exons ATGTATTACTTTTCAG ACGATGACTTCATCGACATGGAAGTCAGCTCATACTCGAACTTCCTATGCCATTCTGTTAGCTCCCCTCCGCACAACAGAGAGTTTGAGTTCCAAATGTCTTCCAGCTCTCAAGAAAGAGAGCATACAACTTCCCCAGCTGATCAGCTCTTCTACAAAGGAAAGCTCCTTCCTCTTCACTTTCCCCCACGTTTGCAAATGGTAGAAAAACACCTGCAAAGCTCCGGCTCTGCTTGTGATACAAGAAAAGATATCTTTGAAGAATGCTATAGCACTCCATTAAACACTACTGCCCCACCAACACCCACTTCTCATACCCCATTTGAATCCTGCAATATCTCACCCTCAGAATCTTTCCGGGTTACTAGAGATCAGTTGAGCCTAGATGAGTATATCTCGGACAGTTTAACTGAAGTCAGTGGGTTCATTGGTGAAAACCCAAAGAAGTCTTGGACCAAAAAGCTCAAGCACTCCTTGCTTGGTTTAAAGCAGAAGGCTTCCAGGGTTTACCTCAATTCTATTTTCAGTAAATCTGGTAGTTCACGTGAGCCCTGCACAACGGCTACGAAGGATGCAGATGAAGGATCGATTTCAAAAGCCAAGAAATACATGAATAACTATATAAAAGAGTCGAACAAAACCCCGTTGGGACAAATTCAGAAGGATAAATGCTCGACATCAAAAAGCATCATAAGGAGCATTGACAAAGACAATGACGCTAAGAATGGCGTCGGTCGCCATAGGAGATTGCTGTCAGTGGTTATCAAACGCCATTCAACAAACAAGTCTTCATCCTCATCtgtctcttcttcatcttcaagcTCAAGCAATTCAGATGGGTTCCATGAGTTGCAATTTCTCAAGAGATGCAGCAGCGCAAGTTCAGATATCGAGATATCAATTCAAGGAGCAATTGCTCATTGCAAGGAGTCTCAGCAGCTGTTCCACTCCAGGAAAACTGTTAGTGAAGTTGGGTTTTACTGA
- the LOC109003014 gene encoding ankyrin repeat-containing protein ITN1-like, with the protein MASSIEEGGDRDLEKGLMTPPPSQNPLAEPSPSPSPSSTASAAAPALVLSNSGKRIDQAGKKKYVKQVTGRHNDTELHLAAQRGDLAATKQILNDIVSQMTGTLSGADLDAEVAEVRAAVVNEVNELGETALYTAAEKGYLDIVKELLKYSSQETVTKKNRSLFDPLHIAASQGHHAIVQVLLDHDPGLSKTIGPSNATPLISAATKGHTEVVNELLSKDCSLLEISRSNGKNALHLAARQGHVEIVKALLSKDPQLARRTDKKGQTALHMAVKGQSCEVVKLLLEADAAIVMLPDKFGNTALHVATRKKRVEIVNELLSLPDTNVNALTRDHKTALDIAEELPLSEESSVIRDCLSRCNALRANELNQPRDELRKTVTQIKKDVHIQLEQTRKTNKNVHNISKELRKLHREGINNATNSVTVVAVLFATVAFAAIFTVPGGDHDNGMAVVVKTASFKIFFIFNAIALFTSLAVVVVQITLVRGETKAEKRVVEVINKLMWLASVCTSVAFMASSYIVVGRKHEWAAILVTAVGGVIMGGVLGTMTYYVVRSKRIRSMRKKEKHARSGSNSWHHSDFSNSEVDRIFAL; encoded by the exons ATGGCATCCTCAATCGAAGAAg GAGGTGATAGAGATTTAGAGAAGGGACTGATGACTCCACCACCAAGTCAAAACCCTCTCGCCGAGCCGTCACCTTCGCCATCTCCCTCGTCGACGGCTTCTGCTGCGGCTCCGGCGTTAGTGCTTTCCAATTCCGGTAAGCGGATTGATCAGGCGGGGAAAAAGAAGTACGTAAAGCAGGTGACGGGGCGGCACAACGACACTGAGCTGCACTTGGCCGCTCAGCGTGGTGATCTGGCTGCCACGAAGCAGATACTCAATGATATCGTTTCGCAGATGACGGGAACTCTGAGCGGCGCGGATCTTGACGCTGAGGTTGCGGAGGTCCGGGCTGCGGTTGTGAATGAGGTGAATGAGTTGGGAGAGACGGCGCTGTATACGGCGGCCGAGAAAGGCTACCTTGATATTGTGAAGGAATTGTTGAAGTATTCGAGTCAGGAGACTGTCACGAAGAAGAATCGATCTTTGTTTGATCCGTTGCATATAGCCGCAAGTCAAGGACACCATG cCATTGTCCAGGTGCTCCTAGATCATGACCCTGGTCTCAGTAAAACAATTGGTCCGTCAAATGCCACTCCTCTTATATCTGCAGCAACAAAAGGCCATACGGAAGTAGTTAATGAATTACTTTCAAAAGATTGTAGCTTGCTGGAGATATCTAGATCCAACGGGAAAAATGCATTGCATTTGGCTGCCCGACAGGGGCATGTTGAAATTGTAAAAGCATTACTGAGCAAAGATCCACAGCTGGCACGAAGGACTGACAAGAAAGGGCAGACTGCATTGCATATGGCTGTAAAAGGGCAGAGCTGTGAGGTGGTGAAATTGCTTCTCGAGGCTGATGCTGCTATTGTTATGCTTCCGGATAAATTTGGTAACACAGCGTTACATGTAGCTACACGGAAAAAGCGAGTAGAG ATAGTGAATGAGTTATTATCCCTTCCTGACACCAATGTTAATGCACTGACCAGAGACCACAAAACAGCTCTTGACATAGCTGAAGAGCTTCCCCTTTCTGAAGAATCCTCAGTTATAAGGGACTGCCTTTCTCGATGTAATGCTCTCAGAGCTAATGAACTGAACCAACCAAGGGATGAATTGAGGAAAACTGTGACTCAAATTAAGAAAGATGTTCATATCCAACTCGAACAAACTaggaaaactaacaaaaatgtTCATAATATTTCTAAAGAGCTCAGGAAACTTCACCGAGAAGGGATCAACAATGCCACCAACTCAGTGACAGTGGTGGCTGTGCTATTTGCTACAGTTGCCTTTGCAGCTATTTTTACTGTGCCTGGTGGAGATCACGATAATGGAATGGCTGTAGTGGTCAAGACTGCATCTTTCaagattttcttcatcttcaatgCTATTGCCCTTTTTACGTCTTTGGCTGTTGTGGTTGTTCAAATTACATTGGTTAGAGGCGAGACAAAAGCAGAAAAACGAGTAGTGGAAGTAATTAACAAGCTGATGTGGCTGGCTTCTGTGTGCACTTCGGTGGCTTTTATGGCCTCCTCTTATATAGTGGTTGGCAGGAAGCATGAATGGGCAGCAATTTTGGTCACAGCTGTGGGGGGAGTAATAATGGGTGGGGTTCTTGGCACAATGACTTATTATGTGGTGAGGTCCAAGAGGATTCGTTCGATGCGAAAGAAGGAGAAGCATGCTAGGAGCGGATCCAACTCGTGGCATCACTCTGACTTCTCAAACTCAGAAGTCGATCGCATTTTCGCCCTTTGA